Below is a window of Cytophaga hutchinsonii ATCC 33406 DNA.
TCTGAATTTCTTGGGCATTAAAAATCCCCTGCGCACTAATTCTTGCCGGATCTAAATAATGATCGATGAGATACGTATGAGATCTTTTAAGCCACTCTTCAGAAGGTGCAGAAAAGCCCCATTTGGTGCGGTAGATCAACGATTGAGGAATATATTTTTCAAGCGCTTTTTTAAGAATGTATTTTTGTGTGCCGTTGTTGATTTTTAATTCCAGCGGCAGATTAACCGCAAATTCCACGAGATTATAATCAAGAAACGGGCAACGCACTTCTAAGCCATGCCGCATAGATGCGATGTCCATTTTGTACATCAGATCATCTGCGAGGTAATGCTGTATGTCAAAAAAAGAAACAGCCTGTTCGTTATTGAGAGAAATTTTTTCCAGAGATTCCCAATAAGGAATGGTTGTTTCATGCGTATATCTGTAATTCAATAATTTTCCGATCTCTTGCTGGGTAAACATTTGCTGTTCCTGCGACCAAAGATTTATATAAGGATGTTTATCTGCCCAGCCTTCAAACAAACGGGATTTGATTGCAGGTTTTCCTCCAAACATTTTAAATATGTTTCCGGCAAGTTTGAGAGATGCTTTACCGCCAATCCGTTTTAAGGTTTCAATGCGGTTATACCAGTAATAGGTATTATAACCCATGAATAATTCATCGGCACCATCGCCGGTCAATGCAACAGTTGTATGCTGGCGGCTTACCTTTGAGATCAGCAGGCTTGGCAATACAGAAGAAACCGCAAAGGGTTCATCATAAAATTCTATGGCATCTTTCAGAACAGAAAAAACATCTTCTGCCGGCAGCCGGTATTCGTGGTGATTTGTTTTTAATAGTTCAGAAACCTTTTTTGCGTAAGCACTTTCATCATATTGTTTCTCATCAAAACCAATGGTAAATGTTTCGACAGGCAGCGTACTGTTTTCCTGAAATTTGGAAACCACCAGCGAAGAGTCAACGCCACCGCTCAAAAACGCACCAATAGGCACATCACTGATCATACGGGATTTCACCGCATCTGAAAGGAGGTGATGAAATTCCTCCAGGCCTTCTTTTTCTTTTAACGGTTTCGGATCGTATTTTTCACGAATGTCGTAAAAAGCTTTTACCGCGACACGTACACCATCAGTAACTTCCAGGTAACAGCCATTCGTTAGCTTTTTAATGTTTTGAAAAATGGTATTTGGTTTGGGAATGTATTCAAGGAATAAATAATCAGCAAGCGCTTCGCTGTTGATCAGTCGCGGAATCGGTAATTCAAGCAGCGATTTTATTTCAGATGCAAAACCAAAGCCGTCTGGTCCGTCGTAATAACAAACCGGTTTAATTCCGAAGCGATCACGTAACAGCGTTAATTTTTTTTCATATGTATCCCATATTGCAATGGCAAACATCCCGTTGAATTCCTGAAAGGCTGCAGGGCCTTGCAAGGCAAACAGTTCGAGAATAACTTCCGTATCACTCGTTGTATCTGTTGGAATAGCATATTTAACGGCAAGTTCTTTGTAATTGAATACTTCTCCGTTGAAGACCATCACATAGCGTTTGTCTTTAGAGAAGAACGGCTGATTAGCCGCAACAGACAGATCCAGTATACTTAAACGGCGGTGGCCTAAGTGAACAGATTCATTTATATAAAAACCTTCCGCATCCGGTCCCCGGTGCTGAAGCCTGCGAGTCATGCTGTGAAGTTCATCCGAACCCCATTTAATAGAAATAAAACCAGTAATTCCGCACATAGAATACAAAGTAAATGACTAAGCAACAAAAACCAAGCTTTGCTGTTGTATAAATAATAAACGGAATGAAATGAGTAACGGTTTGTACAAGTAAGTAAAATCGTTTTAGTATAAACGGTCTTCCAATTCGAATGGAAGCGTGTACGTCATGCGCTCAATTCCAATGCTGTATGGAATGATCGTAAACTCGCCATTTAAATACCAGTATATCTGTTTGGAAATTTTTGACTCAGATGCATAAAAAGTTTCATCTGTAAAATGCACTAAAAACTGCATGCCTACTTCCAGAGAAATATCATCCTCAATAGTTTTGCAGATAAAGGTATCTTTGTCGGGAAGCGCTACCAATGCACCATGCGTACCCTGTAAAGCCGGATATTCTTCCAGATACAAAACAGCAGACGTTTTAAATGCATCATCGCCGGTTAATGTGAGCATACCCGCTTGAGGATGACCTTCATAAGGAACAACAACACGGTGATAGGTTTCCTGAATATTTTTTAATGCGCGTTCATATAATTCTTCTTCTGTTTTATCCCAATCAGCAGCATTGGCACGAACCAGATGTTCAATGGAAGCCGGATAGTCTAATACAATTATTGTTATGGTGTCATCCAGACTTTCGCGTACGAAAAACGCATCTTCAGGAAATGATTCGAGGCTGGATTTATTAAGTATTCTCAGCGATAAGTAACGGGCAAAAGCTTCGTATCCTTCCTCTTCTTCAACGGCAGATTTAAACACATAAGGAGTTTCAGGCTGCTGCGGTTCAACAGTATTTTCTATAGCAGCACGTTCAGTAGAAGAAACGGGATCCGTTTCTTTTGTTGAATAAATAAACCCTAAATATTTTTTTAAAAACCCTTTCATTTACCAGTTGAATACGGATACAAAGATACGATACAATGAATAAAATCAGATATTTAACAGCAAGAGTTATTCAACGGTTTGCCAACACAACATGAACAGGTATTACATACTGACTATCAGAATGCTGTGAATCATCTATGTAACCTTTGCCTGAATAATACATTAAAATATTGTGTTTTATTGCTGTACCTTTGTTAAAAGAACCGTTTATGAAAGATCAGATTTTAGAGCATTGGGATATTAACTACTTAGTATCATTTTTATACATATTTCTGGCAGAATCAGATTTTGTCATCAGCAAAGAAGAAGCCGGGATATTAAATGAAAGTCTGCACGACACATTGGTAAATGTGTTTTTTAAAACGGAAGAACAAAAGGATGCTATTTTGAAAGAAGTAAATGCATATACGCACGCACTTTCAGAAGATCAAAAGATGGATCTGATAGAAGAGCTGACACGTAAAATTGACATTTCATTTGATGTGTATGAGTTGATTGTACAGGAGTTAAATAAAATTGCAAAAAGCGATAAATACATTTCTGTTGAAGAGCATTCACTGATGTATTTTATCCGCTTAAAACTGAATAAGGATTACAACGATAATTAATAACTAGTTTATATCAGGCCCATAAACATAAAGCCCGCGATATAAGTCGCGGGCTTTATGTTTTATGGGCAGATGCTGCTAAAAAGTATATCCGATTTTAAATCCTACCATACCGGTAGGGCTTGTTTTACGGGTAGTTTCTGTATCGTAGATATAATAGGTAGCGTAGGGGTATGTGTTGGATATATTGGATGTTTCGACAGCCTGCTTAACGACAGAGCCACGTAAGCCTAAGCCTATGTAATAATCAAGAATAAAACCTTTGCCAAGCGTAAATACATAGCCGTAATTAAAAGTAAAACTATTCAGTTTAACAGACTCTTTTACCGGATCTGTGAATGAAGCAGCATTGTTGCCTGCATAACCTGTTACATCATTATTGTACAGCCGGTGCCGGTAGCAAAGCGCCAGGTAACTTCCTTCAAATTCATCACCGTCCAGATATACCTTTGGTGAAATGCTATATGTATTGCCAATTTTATATGACCGGGCGAAATTGGAATTGGAACTGTTGTTATCAACCATTCCATAAAACATTAGATTGCCCAGGTAATTTTCATACGTAACACCTGCCGCCAGTTCTACGCTGAAAGCACTGCCAAACATACGTTCATAATAAACAGGATAATCACCAATTAATACGCCAAGAGGATTGATGGAAA
It encodes the following:
- the asnB gene encoding asparagine synthase (glutamine-hydrolyzing), with protein sequence MCGITGFISIKWGSDELHSMTRRLQHRGPDAEGFYINESVHLGHRRLSILDLSVAANQPFFSKDKRYVMVFNGEVFNYKELAVKYAIPTDTTSDTEVILELFALQGPAAFQEFNGMFAIAIWDTYEKKLTLLRDRFGIKPVCYYDGPDGFGFASEIKSLLELPIPRLINSEALADYLFLEYIPKPNTIFQNIKKLTNGCYLEVTDGVRVAVKAFYDIREKYDPKPLKEKEGLEEFHHLLSDAVKSRMISDVPIGAFLSGGVDSSLVVSKFQENSTLPVETFTIGFDEKQYDESAYAKKVSELLKTNHHEYRLPAEDVFSVLKDAIEFYDEPFAVSSVLPSLLISKVSRQHTTVALTGDGADELFMGYNTYYWYNRIETLKRIGGKASLKLAGNIFKMFGGKPAIKSRLFEGWADKHPYINLWSQEQQMFTQQEIGKLLNYRYTHETTIPYWESLEKISLNNEQAVSFFDIQHYLADDLMYKMDIASMRHGLEVRCPFLDYNLVEFAVNLPLELKINNGTQKYILKKALEKYIPQSLIYRTKWGFSAPSEEWLKRSHTYLIDHYLDPARISAQGIFNAQEIQKLIASFRSGHYYHGKRLWSLVIFQLWYEQYMVAK